A genome region from Thermomicrobiales bacterium includes the following:
- a CDS encoding zinc ABC transporter substrate-binding protein, which translates to MNRVRLRGVASGWRFLLLALLAVLILAGCGRIPEKTTPDFSDRTINVVTTTGMVGDIVKEVGGDRLNVTTLMGPGVDPHLYKASEGDVERLDEADIVFYSGLHLEAKLAEVFEKMGDSIVTVPVTDLIPRSELHVVGSGASTYDPHVWFDVSMWSDAVESVRRTLVEVDPTHAAEYDERAQAYQEKLTALDEYVRAEANTIPEDKRVLITAHDAFGYFAAAYGFDVLGLQGVSTATEAGAGDVQSLANFIVENEIPAIFVESSVSPRTVRALQEAVRAQGYDVQIGGSLYSDAMGDPGTPDGTYIGMVRHNIDTIAHALRQDGAAES; encoded by the coding sequence ATGAATCGGGTTCGATTGCGGGGTGTTGCCAGCGGCTGGCGATTCTTGTTGCTTGCGCTGCTGGCGGTGCTGATCCTGGCAGGTTGCGGACGAATTCCCGAAAAAACGACCCCCGACTTTTCCGACCGGACGATCAACGTGGTCACGACCACGGGGATGGTGGGCGATATCGTCAAGGAAGTCGGGGGAGACCGCCTGAACGTGACGACGCTGATGGGACCCGGCGTCGATCCCCATCTCTACAAGGCGAGCGAAGGGGACGTGGAGCGGCTGGACGAAGCCGATATCGTCTTCTATTCCGGCTTGCATCTGGAAGCGAAGTTGGCGGAAGTCTTCGAAAAGATGGGGGACAGTATCGTGACCGTACCCGTCACCGACCTGATTCCGCGCAGCGAGCTGCATGTGGTCGGATCTGGAGCATCGACCTATGACCCGCATGTCTGGTTCGATGTCTCGATGTGGTCGGATGCAGTCGAGTCGGTGCGGCGCACATTGGTCGAGGTCGATCCCACCCACGCGGCAGAGTACGACGAACGAGCCCAGGCCTATCAGGAAAAGCTGACCGCGCTGGACGAATATGTGCGCGCCGAGGCGAACACGATTCCGGAAGACAAGCGGGTGTTGATCACCGCGCACGATGCGTTCGGCTACTTCGCGGCGGCCTACGGATTCGACGTTCTGGGTTTGCAAGGTGTCAGCACCGCGACCGAGGCAGGCGCGGGCGATGTGCAGTCGCTGGCCAATTTCATCGTGGAAAACGAGATTCCGGCGATCTTCGTGGAAAGCTCGGTCTCCCCGCGCACCGTGCGCGCCCTGCAGGAAGCGGTGCGCGCGCAGGGTTACGACGTGCAGATCGGCGGATCGCTCTACTCGGACGCCATGGGCGATCCGGGTACCCCGGACGGAACCTATATCGGCATGGTGCGGCACAACATCGACACCATTGCGCACGCACTCAGGCAGGACGGAGCAGCGGAATCATGA
- a CDS encoding metal ABC transporter ATP-binding protein, with amino-acid sequence MSEQRPAIDVADMTAVYHEHPVLWDVDLQVPAGVLMAIVGPNGAGKTTLIKCILGLIKPVAGSVQIQGKPYREQREKVAYVPQRGSVDWDFPTNVLDVVEMGRYGALGWLKRPGKRERDAALQALEKVGMASFATRQISQLSGGQQQRVFLARALAQDADIYLMDEPFQGVDATTERAIIELLRELRAAGKTVVAVHHDLQTVPEYFDWVTLLNVRKIASGPVDDVFTDENLRATYGGVVAFVNLNGNGNGHTHDPLGLEDDSAA; translated from the coding sequence ATGAGCGAGCAACGACCGGCTATCGACGTGGCCGACATGACCGCGGTGTATCACGAGCATCCGGTGCTGTGGGACGTCGATCTCCAGGTCCCCGCAGGTGTGTTGATGGCCATCGTGGGACCGAACGGCGCGGGCAAGACCACCCTGATCAAGTGCATTCTCGGATTGATCAAGCCCGTGGCGGGAAGCGTGCAGATCCAGGGGAAGCCGTATAGGGAGCAACGAGAGAAAGTCGCCTATGTGCCGCAGCGCGGCAGCGTCGATTGGGACTTTCCGACCAACGTGCTCGACGTCGTCGAAATGGGACGCTATGGCGCGCTTGGCTGGCTGAAACGGCCGGGCAAGCGGGAGCGCGACGCAGCATTGCAGGCACTGGAAAAGGTCGGTATGGCGAGCTTCGCCACGCGGCAGATCAGCCAACTCTCGGGCGGCCAGCAGCAGCGTGTTTTCCTGGCACGGGCGTTGGCGCAGGACGCCGACATCTACCTGATGGACGAACCGTTCCAGGGGGTGGACGCCACCACCGAGCGGGCGATCATCGAGCTCTTGCGCGAGCTGCGGGCGGCAGGGAAGACCGTGGTGGCGGTGCATCACGATTTACAGACCGTGCCGGAGTACTTCGATTGGGTCACGCTCCTGAATGTGCGCAAGATCGCAAGCGGTCCGGTGGATGATGTCTTCACCGACGAGAATCTGCGCGCCACATACGGCGGTGTGGTGGCCTTCGTCAATCTCAACGGGAACGGCAATGGGCATACCCACGATCCGCTGGGGCTCGAAGACGATTCGGCGGCCTGA